The DNA sequence TAATGAGTTTACAAGTATTGCTGGTATTGAAGAGGCAAGTAAAGAAGATGTAAAAGAAGCTGCTAAATCAAATATGAGTTGGATTCAACGTTTAATGGCAAACTTAGCTGAAATCTTCTCACCATTAATTCCAGCGATTATTATCGGAGGTTTAATTTTAGGATTCCGTAATGTCATTGGTGATATCAAAATGTTTGAAGATGGAACGAAGAGCTTAATCGAAGTTTCACAATTCTGGGCAGGAACACATAGTTTCTTATGGTTAATTGGCGAAGCAATCTTCCACTTCTTACCTGTAGGTATTACATGGGCAGTAACAAGAAAAATGGGTGGAACTCAAATTCTAGGGATTGTACTAGGGATTACATTAGTTTCTCCACAGTTATTAAATGCTTATGCAGTAGGTGGAGATGCAGTTGCTCCATTTTGGGATTTTGGATTTGCAAAAGTTGATATGATTGGATATCAGGCTCAAGTAATTCCAGCAATGTTAGCCGGATTTACATTAGTTTACTTAGAGAGATTCTTCAAAAAGATTACTCCAAATGCAATTTCAATGATTATTGTTCCATTCTTTGCTTTAGTGCCAACTGTTTTATTAGCACATACAGTTTTAGGTCCAGTTGGATGGGCAATTGGTTCTTGGATTTCTAATGTTGTTTATGCAGGATTAACATCAACATTCTCTTGGTTATTTGCTGGAGTATTTGGATTTGCTTATGCACCATTAGTAATTACAGGATTACACCATATGACAAATGCAATCGATTTACAATTAGTAGCTGAATTTGGTGGAACAATGTTATGGCCAATGATCGCTTTATCAAATATTGCACAAGGTTCAGCAGTATTAGGGATGATTTATGTTAACCGTAAAAATGAGGAAGAAAAACAAGTTTCTATCCCAGCTTGTATCTCAGCTTATTTAGGTGTAACTGAACCAGCAATCTTCGGTATCAATATGAAGTATGGATTCCCATTCTTAGCTGGTATGATTGGTTCTGCAGTAGCAGCAGTTATTTCAGTCGGAACAGGAGTTATGGCTAACTCAGTAGGAATTGGTGGATTACCAGGAATCTTATCAATTCAACCACAACATATGTTAATGTTCGCAGTTGCGATGCTTGCAGCAGTTGTTATCCCATTCATTTTAACAATTGTATTTGCTAAAAAGAAATTAAAATAATTTAAAAATAAATAGTACATGGATATTATAGTAATACCTAATTTCATTCTCCTCTTGAGGGAAAAAGGGGAGTCTGTATTATCCATTTCGTGCAATAAAGAAGGAGTTTATAGTATGAAAGATTTTAAGAATAGTGTTGTTTATCAAATTTATCCAAAGTCTTTTAATGATTCGAATAATGATGGATTAGGTGATTTACGTGGAGTCGTAGAAAAATTAGATTACTTAGAAGGATTAGGCGTTGATTATATTTGGTTAACACCATTCTTTGTTTCTCCACAAAATGATAATGGATATGATATTGCAGATTACTATAATATTGATCCTGCTTATGGAACAATGGAAGATTTTGAAGCTTTAGTTGAAGGGGCAACAAAACGTAATATCAAAATCATGTTAGATATGGTGTTTAATCATACATCTACTCATCATGTTTGGTTCCAAAAAGCTTTACAAGGAGATCCAAAATATAAAAATTATTATATTTTCAGAAAAGGTGAAAATGGGAATCCGCCAACAAACTGGGTTTCTAAATTTGGTGGAAACGCATGGGAATATGTTGAACAGTTTGATGAATATTATTTACATTTATTTGATGTAACTCAAGCTGATTTAAACTGGGAGAACCCTGAATTACGTCAAGAAGTTTATAATGTTGTAAACTTCTGGATTGAAAAAGGAGTTAAAGGATTCCGATTAGATGTTATTAACTTAATTTCCAAACCAGATCTTCTTGAAAATGATTATATTGGTGATGGGCGTCGCTTCTATACAGATGGACCACGTATTCACCAATATTTAAAAGAATTAAATGAAAATACATTCGGTAAGCATGAGGATATTATTACTGTAGGAGAAATGTCTTCAACAACAATTGAAAACTGTTTAAAATACTCAAATCCAGATGAAAAAGAATTAAGCATGGTGTTTAATTTTCATCACTTAAAAGTAGATTATAAGGATGGAGATAAGTGGAAGCTAAAAGAATTTGATTTTGCTGAATTAAAAGACTTACTTAACACCTGGCAAACAAGTATGATGGAGGGGAATGGATGGAATGCAGTCTTCTGGTGTAACCACGATCAACCACGTATTGTTTCACGTTTAGGAGATGATAAAAACTATCATAAACAATCAGCAAAAATGTTAGCAACAGCTATTCATTGTTTACGTGGAACACCGTATATTTACCAAGGTGAAGAGATTGGAATGACAAATCCTTACTTTAATGATATTAATAAATATCGTGATGTTGAAAGCTTAAATTATTATAATATCTTAAGAGAGCAAGGACATACAGAAGAAGAAACATACGATATTATCATGGCTCGTTCTCGTGATAACTCACGTACACCAATGCAATGGAATAGCAATGTCAATGCAGGGTTTAGTGAAGGAACACCATGGATAGGAGTCATTGATAATTATGAAACAATTAACGTTGAACGTAACTTATCTGATGAGAATTCAATCTATAACCACTATAAAAAATTAATCCAATTAAGAAAACAGTACAATGTCATTGCAGATGGAATATATGAGCCAATGTTAGTTGATCATGAAGCTGTTTATGCATATCGCCGTTTATTAGATAATGAAGTTTTAATTGTTTTAAATAATTTCTATGGAAAAGATACAACAGTAACATTAAATATCGAAGATTTTGATGATTATACTTGTTTACTTTCTAATTATGAATCACAAAATTTAACTAATCAAATGACGCTTCGTCCATATGAATCAATTATTTTCTATAAAAAAACTAAATAATAGTTATACTAAAGCATCAAATCTTTTCAAAATAGAAAAATAAAAAGTTTGAAGGTGTATAACAATAAAGGGGACTTCATCATAATGGTGCGGTCCTTTTTGTATATTGAGATATAATAGGGCACATGATAGAATAAATAAGGTGATTAATAATGAAAAGTAAATACGTTAAAATATATGATGATATTTTAAATAAAATAGAGAATAATATTTATAAGGTTGGAGATTGTTTACCATCAGAAGCTGATTTAATGAAAGAATACGAGGTGTCACGTGATACGATTCGTAAATCGTTAAATATGCTTGTAACAAATGGATACATTACAAAGGCACGTGGAAAATTAGCAACTGTAAGTGATATTCATAAACTAAATTTCCCAATTGCAAAAATTACAAGTTTCTCTGAACTTTCGCAACAAGAGCATATGGAAAGTCAAACTATTCTTGAAGAATTTCAAGTCGTTAAAAATAATAAATATATTATGGATAAGCTTAATTTAACAGAGGAACAAGAAGTTTGGAATATTTTAAGAACACGTCGAATTGATGGGGAACGTGTAATCCTAGATCAGGACTATATCAGACGTGATATCGTTGATGGCTTAACAGAAGAAATTTGTACAGATTCTATCTATAAATACATCGAGCAGGAATTAAATATTCAAATTGGCTATGCTAAGAAAGAAATTACAGTACAAAAAGTATCGGAGCTTGATCGCAAATACTTAGATATTAAAGATGATGAAATGATTGTTGTTGTTAAAAGTTATACTTACTTGTCAGATGGTCGTTTATTTCAATACACAATATCTAAGCATCGTGCTGACCGATTTAAGTTTGTTGAATTTGCAGTACGAACAAATCCTAACTTATTACCAGTTGAATTGATGTTAAATAAACAGCTGTAGTTTTATATTTTTCATCAATAAAAGTCCATGCTAATAATCAATTAGCATGGACTTTTTGAATAGGAGCGTGAAATCAGATAAAAGGAGGAACTCTAGTTAGATGTTTGGTTAACTAATAACCAGTAATAGTTTCTACCGAATCCGACAAATTATTTATAAATTCGAAAAAAATTGTTGTTTTTTAACATAATTAATGAATAGTAACCTATTGGGCTATTACTTCGATATGATTGCGTTTTCATCTTCTAATTTAGCGCAATTGCAAGTAATTAAACCAATAATAACAACTTGATTTTTGATGTAGTGAAATAAAATCACCCTTATGATTGTTATGATATTCTAAGAAGAAGGCATCAATTGTAGTTTCAGGGAATAAATCTTTGCTGCAGAATCATAATTACCTGATAAGAATTATGAAGAATGAAAATTTCCTCAGCAGACATGTCATCCAATAGATAAGTTTTGAAATTTTTTAGAAAGTGATTCATTAATTAATGCAACGTATTTACGACAGGGGGGTAATCTATGTTTTGTTTTTTCAATGGTCATAATATAAAATCAGACTTGTTTTTTTTATGTAATTATACACATTCAATAATTCTTTTATCTTTTAATCAATAAGCTACAGTATTTAGCAACGTATAATTAAATGATTGGTTACTGATAAGATAACTTTATTTATTTTCGGCATTAATTGACAATATGATGCAAAATGTATTATAATTTTAATAGAATCAATACACTATATGATAAGATAATCGGATATAAAGTAGCCGTTTTATTTTCTCTAATTGATTCTAACATTGTGAACATGGATCAGGTATTTATATCAATTATACAGTACAAGATTCTATTATCATTCCTAATTTTAATAGGGTATGTTATGCACAATAGGTAGGGAATAAGAGCTCCCAACTCATATTATTTCTTACTTAGTATAAATAATCTGAAAGACTACCCAATTTTAGATTATTTTTGAACGAAACTCCCATAAGTACTAAAATATCATTACATATATAATGGTATTTTAAAGTAAAAGATACCCAAAACGTCTTTAATAAATAAGATATGAGAACCCGGGAAAAGAAGCCATCTAGACACCTTTTGTGTTGTGATGGCTTCTTTTTCATATGTTATAACATAAAAACACGACATAGAAGTCGTGTTTTTATTATGATTATGTTAAAGGGTGGGGAAGGAGATTGATTAGTCTTGATTTACAGTTTTTAATTGATAATTATTAACTAACCCTTGATCAGGACGAATCATGATTTTTCCTTCATAAATAATTTTATCGGTTGAAGGATCTAGCACTGATAAGTACTGTGTACTTGAATTAGTATTGTATGATTCATACATTGTATAAACTAAATCATTATTTTCAGTGAGACTCTGTGGATATATTGATTCAAATTCATTTGTTGATGATTCAATAAAGCTTGGTGTTTGAGTTGGAGTTAAATTGATTTCCTGATTGTCATCATTAAAAGATGCTTTCATAATAACTGAATCAATTAGGAAAAATAGTTCATTATTCACTGTAGTAATATTTTCAATATAGACGTATTCATCAACTCCGTTCATTTTATAAGTTTTTGTTTCGTTAGTCTCGAGTGTTGTTATCATTAAATGATTTGATTCATTAGGATTTCTATAAATCACGCCATTGTGAACATATATTGACGACCATTCAGAAAGTTCTTCTTCATACTTTAGGCTTAATTTTAATGTGGTTGGATCAATTTCATAAGTGAGAATACGGTCATTTTTATTCCCACGTTGATCATAAACCTTCGCAATGTAGTAGTATTTTCCGTTATTCTCAGTTAGAAATTCAGTCATGATATTTTCACCGTATAGCAGCTGATCTAGTGAAACTTCTTGGATATTAATTTGTCCTGTGTCCTTGTTTTTTGAACGAATTCGAAGAACAGGCTCAGTATTCGTATAGAGGTAAGAGTAATTAAAGTTGGCCGTTATCAAATAATTATCATTTTCTAATGTTTCCGGCCATGTTAAGTGACGGTATAATTCTCGATTTTCTAATACATCTTCTCCGACTCCATGAAACGTATCATATTTAGTTGGTGTCAATGAAGCATTCTCTCCTGTAATAATGACTTTAGAAAACTGATTAGGTCCTGTTTTTGTAATATTTTCTAATTGAATTCCATTTAATGCTGTAACATTCCCACTTAATGTTTCTAAACGGAAATCTGTATTATATGGTGTCGCTTCAGTTTGTACCATCAATCCTAGAGCACCTAATGATAATAAACTAGCTGTACTTAATCCAATAATATGATATAACTTCATATTTTCACCTCACCTAAATTGAAACTTTTTTATTTAAAAGCCATGCGCAAATTAAAATACTAACGGTACTCATTCCAAAGACAAATCCATAATCAACAAAAAATCGCTCATCGATATATAAATACAATGTTTTTGTATAAATAAACAAGGCGATATTAGCGATGCCAAAAATAGCCCCAGCAATTAATCCAAAGATTTTTTTTGAACGATCGCATAAGACAAAAACTGAAATGAGACTAAACATTAAGATAATAAACGCTATCTTATAGATAAAATCACTGATAGAGAGTGGTAATATCATCCCAATAAAATAAGATTTTTGTAACATCGTTGTCATTAATTGATTAGCTACCGTTCCATCAAGCAGTAAAGCATTCATCAACAAAGCGCCAATACCTAAGTTAATCAAGATTACCCCATAAAAACAAAAAACAGACAGTAGGATAATGACTAACTTAGATAAGAAAATTGAGAAACGTTGTCCTTTTAAAGAAAGAAGCATATAAATACGTTTAGATGCTCCAAACCATTCTTTATACCATAAGTAGAAGGCAACACAAACTAAAAGGATAGCAGCAAAAATATAGGATAAGGGCAAGAAAGCTGTACTATCAAAAATTTGAACTAAGCTTAGCTTTCCATTAGATTGTACATATTCTGAAACTGAGCTACTCATGATTTCAGGTAGCATCTCATTTTTGTAATTACCAATCGAGCGATAGAACATTCCAGTTGATAAAGCTGTTAGTCCGATAAATAAAGTGCCCAACCAAGGTAGGATTTTTTTAATTTCAATTTCGATTAATGTTAGAAATTTCATTATTACACCTCACAATATAAAGTTCTCATTTTTTCAACGATAGTTAACCCTTCAGCTTGTGCATCAGCCTTAGAGAAATTAGCAAAGACTTGACCTTCTTCTAATAAAACAACATAGTCTGCTATATCTTGAACTTCATCGATTTCATGAGTAGTAATTACGACGGTTTGACCTTCATCTAAAAATTCAGACTTTAACATACTAATGAATGATTGACGTGTAAAAACGTCGATTCCACTAAATGGCTCATCTAATAAAATATAAGGTGCTTTTTGACACATTCCTACAATAATATTAAAACGGGCTAAATTTCCTTTAGATAATTCCTTTAGTTTTTTATCTGTTGGGACTTTAAACAATTGAATCATACGTTCAGCTTTTTCGGTATCAAATCCTGGATAAAAGACTTTAGCAAACTCTAAGTTTTGTGGAACTGTCCATCCTAGATCATGAATTGGAATATCAGGCACGTATGCTATTTTATTAATATTTTTTTGAGTAATTTTCTCTCCATCAACTAAAATTTCACCTTTATTAATTGGAATTAATCTCATAATTGATTTCATTGTTGTACTTTTTCCAACCCCATTTAAACCAAGTAAACAAGTAATATATCCCTTTTTAAACTCTATTGAAACGTCATCAAGTACAACTTTTCTTCCATAACGCTTCGTTACATTTTTCAGCTCTAGCATGAAGATCCTCCTTTTTAATTCTCACAATTAAATCCTAAACTCAGTATAAAGTGTAAATATTAAGAAATACGTAACAAAATTATGAAGAAAATCTTAAGAATTTCTTAATGGGGGGAATAGGAGAAAATATACGTTAAAGAAAGAGAATACCTTAAATAAAATCTTTGAGTGATTCTGTTGAGGTAAATATTATAATTATAAACTTAAGTACCTGTAGTAGAGAGTTTTTTCATTCCTTTAAACAAAAAGCTAAGTCAGTAAAAAACTGACTTAGCTTTTTTCATGAAATCTATTTGCTTAGCATATTGCTTAATTTGTATTTTACTATGTGTTATAGTTATGAATTAGGTAATACCAAGTTTTAATTTCAGGTGAAGAAGAAATGATAACTTGTTTTATAAAGAAATATTTTTGACAATAGCAGAGGTGTTGTTTAATGTTTAATGATGTTTTATTTGTTGTGAATAATGATGAGTTACACATTCATGACTATTTTACTCGTGAATTTATTGAACGTGTAAAATTAGGGGAAAAACTTCAAGTCGAGTGTTATGATGAGATGGTTTTTCTTTCAGGTCAATTAAAAAAAGATCCAATTACAAATAAACTTTATTTATGTGACCGTAATGGCTTTATTTGTGACATTGAATTTGGTCAAGTTTATGAAAAAGTTTGGATTCTTAAAGATTAATTAAGTCACTCTTCCTGAGTGACTTTTTTTACGATGAAGTATTAATTTAATTCAGCGTTAGGTATAATAAAGACAGTGTTGAAAGGAGATGATTTAATGAAGTTAAGTAGTCAAGGTATTGTTAATGGTGTCATTCATGATCGTTACGGGAAACGTGGACCAATGAATGAGTATGAGATGCCGACTGTTTCGTTACCTTTAAAAATTGAAGATGCACCGGCTAATACCGTTTCGTATGCATTAGTTTTAGAAGATAAGGATGCCTTTCCAGTCTGTGGTTTCTCATGGATTCATTGGACAGCTGCCAATATTACAAAAACACAACTTCAAGAAAATGAAAGCCAAAGTGCGACTGATTTTATTCAAGGTGTTAATAGCTGGATAAGTGACGGTACCCCAGTAGAAGCCTGTAGTTATTACGGTGGAATGGCGCCACCAGATGCACCTCATGTTTATGAAATTCATGTCTATGCGTTAGACACAATGCTTGATTTAAAACAAGGATTCAACTATAACGAGTTGTATCATCAAATGGATGGGCATATTTTAGATCAAGGCACTTTAAAAGGTATTTATAAGAATTAACGTAAAAGCTCCTAAAAGATAATCTCTAGGAGCTTTTTATAATCTTAATAGAAAAAATAAAATTATTTAACAATTAGTCAAATGTATCCAAGGGGTGTTTATTATCTATTTAGGAGAGAATTTATGAATACAACTTTTTTAAATACTGGAATACAACAAGAAGCAGACGTCATACAAGAGAGGCTATGTATTATTTAATTAAGTTTTTAGGCAACTGGGTTATTCATTATGGACTCTTTTCTTTATCTTTATTTTTTGTCCGTGTAAGAAGTATCCTAGGATAGAAGATATTAAAGTTATCATTGTAATAATAAAAAAGCTTTTCCAAGAAAGAGCTAAAATATGTTCGAGTGAATTAAAGATAAGAATAATCGACAGATTCAATAATAAGAGAAAAATATTAGTAATGCTACCGATAATACTAATAAATCTAAGAGTTTTTAATAGTTGATACATAATCATGTTCTCCCTTTCCATTAATAGTTATTGAATAACATGAATTTTAACAAATCATCTATCTATAAAATTGTCGATGAAACACAGCTTTATTTAATTTTTTTGCTTGTGGATAAATAAAATTTTATTTTAAATTGGTCGTTTAAAAAAGAGTAAATTTTAATTTTTTCTTGACAAAATAGGAGATTGAAAAACGCGGTTTGTAATCGTTTTCTTTGCGAAAGGGAAGATGATTTTTTTGTCAAAAAATAACTTGTGGATAAAAAATTATGGTGAAATTTGGACAGAATATTATGTGTGATTTTGTTGTTTTTTTGTGCTATGATTTAAACCGTGCTATTTTTTGAGGGGCGTTATCTAAGAGTTGCTATCTCAAAAAAACTATTGTATTTTTAAGTAAGTTTATGAAAGGTAAGGGTGAAGAATGTTGATTACAATTGGAGCTATGATTGGAGCTGGGAAAACAAGTTTAGCAGAACTTGTTGCAGAGCATTTTAATTCAGAAGTATTTTATGAGAGTGTGGATGATAATCCAATTTTACCGTTATTTTATACAGCATCAGAAGAGGAAATCCAAGCGAAACGTTATCCGTTTTTATTACAATTATGGTTTTTAAATACCCGTTTTAAAAGTATTAAAGAAGCTTTAGTTCATGATAATAATGTACTAGATCGTAGTATTTATGAAGATTGGTATTTTGCTAAAGTTAATAAAGAACTAGGTCGTATTTCAGAATTAGAATTTAGTTTATATGAATCCCTTTTAGACAACATGATGGAGGAATTAAAAGGATTACCCAAAAAAGCGCCAGACTTAATGATTTATTTATCAGGAAGCTTTGAAACAATTATTGAACGTATCAAAAAACGTGGACGTGAATATGAATTAGATGAAGGATTAGTATCTTATTACTATGAGTTATGGAAAGGATACGACAACTGGATTGAGCAACATTACGATGCTAGCGAAGTACTTGTCATCAATATTGATGAAATTGATTATGTTAATAATGAAGAAGATAAGAAAAAAGTTTTATCAATGATTGAAGAAAAATTAAACGAGATTCGCAACCGTTAATAGAAAGTAGCGTGCAGCATGAATAGCATCTTTAGTTTAATTGCAGTTATTGGAGGAATTGCTGAAGGATATGTGTTTGCTATTAATGTTTTATCGCTTATCGTTTTTACGTCAGCATTAATTTCAGTATTATACTTTTTAAAAATCATCCCATTTTTAGTGAAATATGTTGGGAAGTTTATTGCACGTTTAATGAAGACTACAGAAGTTGAAACTTTTTGTGCAGTAGCTAATAGTTTTTTAGGTGGAACAGAGGCGCCATTAGTCATTAAACCTTATTTACCGAAGTTAACAAAATCAGAACTATTTGCTGTCATGGTCGGTGGTTTTGGTTCCGCCTCAGCGAGTATTTTAGGTGGATATAGTATGATGGGAATTGATATCAAATATTTATTAATCGCAGTCTTTACTGTTCCATTTAGTACCTTAATGATTTCAAAAATGATGTTGCCTGAAACAGAAACGTCAAAAACAGCAAATACTGAAATTGTTGGTTCTGAAGCTGAAACATTGTTTGATGCTATTT is a window from the Turicibacter bilis genome containing:
- the treP gene encoding PTS system trehalose-specific EIIBC component gives rise to the protein MGKYQVEAQQLLEFVGGKDNISMVTHCVTRMRFVLVDPSRADVEKIEALKLVKGTFTQAGQFQVIIGNEVSTFYNEFTSIAGIEEASKEDVKEAAKSNMSWIQRLMANLAEIFSPLIPAIIIGGLILGFRNVIGDIKMFEDGTKSLIEVSQFWAGTHSFLWLIGEAIFHFLPVGITWAVTRKMGGTQILGIVLGITLVSPQLLNAYAVGGDAVAPFWDFGFAKVDMIGYQAQVIPAMLAGFTLVYLERFFKKITPNAISMIIVPFFALVPTVLLAHTVLGPVGWAIGSWISNVVYAGLTSTFSWLFAGVFGFAYAPLVITGLHHMTNAIDLQLVAEFGGTMLWPMIALSNIAQGSAVLGMIYVNRKNEEEKQVSIPACISAYLGVTEPAIFGINMKYGFPFLAGMIGSAVAAVISVGTGVMANSVGIGGLPGILSIQPQHMLMFAVAMLAAVVIPFILTIVFAKKKLK
- the treC gene encoding alpha,alpha-phosphotrehalase produces the protein MKDFKNSVVYQIYPKSFNDSNNDGLGDLRGVVEKLDYLEGLGVDYIWLTPFFVSPQNDNGYDIADYYNIDPAYGTMEDFEALVEGATKRNIKIMLDMVFNHTSTHHVWFQKALQGDPKYKNYYIFRKGENGNPPTNWVSKFGGNAWEYVEQFDEYYLHLFDVTQADLNWENPELRQEVYNVVNFWIEKGVKGFRLDVINLISKPDLLENDYIGDGRRFYTDGPRIHQYLKELNENTFGKHEDIITVGEMSSTTIENCLKYSNPDEKELSMVFNFHHLKVDYKDGDKWKLKEFDFAELKDLLNTWQTSMMEGNGWNAVFWCNHDQPRIVSRLGDDKNYHKQSAKMLATAIHCLRGTPYIYQGEEIGMTNPYFNDINKYRDVESLNYYNILREQGHTEEETYDIIMARSRDNSRTPMQWNSNVNAGFSEGTPWIGVIDNYETINVERNLSDENSIYNHYKKLIQLRKQYNVIADGIYEPMLVDHEAVYAYRRLLDNEVLIVLNNFYGKDTTVTLNIEDFDDYTCLLSNYESQNLTNQMTLRPYESIIFYKKTK
- the treR gene encoding trehalose operon repressor, giving the protein MKSKYVKIYDDILNKIENNIYKVGDCLPSEADLMKEYEVSRDTIRKSLNMLVTNGYITKARGKLATVSDIHKLNFPIAKITSFSELSQQEHMESQTILEEFQVVKNNKYIMDKLNLTEEQEVWNILRTRRIDGERVILDQDYIRRDIVDGLTEEICTDSIYKYIEQELNIQIGYAKKEITVQKVSELDRKYLDIKDDEMIVVVKSYTYLSDGRLFQYTISKHRADRFKFVEFAVRTNPNLLPVELMLNKQL
- a CDS encoding NupC/NupG family nucleoside CNT transporter, which gives rise to MNSIFSLIAVIGGIAEGYVFAINVLSLIVFTSALISVLYFLKIIPFLVKYVGKFIARLMKTTEVETFCAVANSFLGGTEAPLVIKPYLPKLTKSELFAVMVGGFGSASASILGGYSMMGIDIKYLLIAVFTVPFSTLMISKMMLPETETSKTANTEIVGSEAETLFDAISEGTSNGLGLALNVGASLIAFVGLIAIVNAFLGLFGVSLSTLFGYVFLPVAYLFHIPPDEAFTFASLIGTKLSINEFVAYGEMVDVINVLSPRTIAILSVVLCNFANFSVIGIQVGAFASLTPERKGEVATLGIKALICGTISTLLTGAILGIFL
- a CDS encoding deoxynucleoside kinase, translating into MITIGAMIGAGKTSLAELVAEHFNSEVFYESVDDNPILPLFYTASEEEIQAKRYPFLLQLWFLNTRFKSIKEALVHDNNVLDRSIYEDWYFAKVNKELGRISELEFSLYESLLDNMMEELKGLPKKAPDLMIYLSGSFETIIERIKKRGREYELDEGLVSYYYELWKGYDNWIEQHYDASEVLVINIDEIDYVNNEEDKKKVLSMIEEKLNEIRNR
- a CDS encoding YbhB/YbcL family Raf kinase inhibitor-like protein; translated protein: MKLSSQGIVNGVIHDRYGKRGPMNEYEMPTVSLPLKIEDAPANTVSYALVLEDKDAFPVCGFSWIHWTAANITKTQLQENESQSATDFIQGVNSWISDGTPVEACSYYGGMAPPDAPHVYEIHVYALDTMLDLKQGFNYNELYHQMDGHILDQGTLKGIYKN
- a CDS encoding ABC transporter ATP-binding protein, with the protein product MLELKNVTKRYGRKVVLDDVSIEFKKGYITCLLGLNGVGKSTTMKSIMRLIPINKGEILVDGEKITQKNINKIAYVPDIPIHDLGWTVPQNLEFAKVFYPGFDTEKAERMIQLFKVPTDKKLKELSKGNLARFNIIVGMCQKAPYILLDEPFSGIDVFTRQSFISMLKSEFLDEGQTVVITTHEIDEVQDIADYVVLLEEGQVFANFSKADAQAEGLTIVEKMRTLYCEV